A stretch of DNA from Fimbriimonadaceae bacterium:
GGCCGCCGCAGCGGCCCCTGGGCGGGCTTCGTCTTCCCCAGCCACTCGCGGTACACCTCCATCGACTTGCCCGTGTCCACCACCACGTCCCCGTAGCGGTCGTCCCGACCCGCCTTCTCGACCACTACCCGCTGATGCCAGCAGTGCTGGCCGCTCACCGGGTCGGGCTGGACGCCGAACGTGAGGTTCTGGTGCACGCCGCCGTCGGTCCACCAGATGCGGCCGGTGTCCTTGTCGGAGCTGGCGTACGGACCGATGCCTTCCGTCCGGCGGAACCGCACGACGCCGCCCGACAACTCCTCGCGCACGACCTTGGGCGCGGCCTGCTGGTCGGTGGCGTTCCCGTCGAACAGCCGCCAGCGACCCAGATGGTGCGAACACGCCACCACGCCGGGGCGCAGCCCCTCCGTGACCCACGCCTTGTTCACGTAGTGCCCGATGCGGGTTTTCACCTTCACCAGATCGCCCGTCTTCACCCCCAACCGCGCCGCGTCGGAGGGGTTGAACCATACCGGGTTCGCGTTCGACAGCTCGTACAACCACTTCGAATTCGCCGAGCGGGTGTGGATGAGCGTCGGGATGCGGAACGTGGGCACCAGCACAAATTCGAACTCTCCCGGCTTCTGGTCGCCCCGGTGCACGTGGGTGCGCACGTAGCCCGGCATCGCCTGCTCCTCCCAGCCCCACTCCTTCATCGTCGGGCTGTACAGCTCGAGCTTGCCCGACGGGGTCTTGAAGCCGTGCCCGTAGTCGTGGTACGCGTCCTTCTTCACCTCGAACGCCCCGTACTTGCTCATGTACCCGTAAGGGCTCAGGCCCTCGGAGGCGGCGGCTTCCGGCAGCCCCGGCACGGAGTTCTCGAAGATCCACGAGTAGTACTCCTTCAAGGTCACCTTCTCGCCGGGGCGGTAGGGCGACTCGTAATGCTTGCGGATGCCCAGCGAACCGTCGGGGTCGACGCGCCACGACAGCTCGATCCAGAACTCGGCCTCCTCCCATACCTCGCCGGGGTTCGCTTGGTAGGTGAACGCGATCGTCTCGCCCATCCGCTCGCGCGCGACGCGGAGCACGGGCTGGCGGAAGCCGATCCACTTCGAGGCGTGTGTCTCCTGGCTCATCAAGTCGTGCCGCTCGGCGCCGTTGCCCATGGGCAGCACGTAGTCCGCGTACTGCGCGGTCTCGCTCCACACGGGGGTCAGGGCCGCGTGCAGGCCGACCTTGGACTCGTCGCGCAGCATCTTCTCCCACATCAGGCCATCGGGGTTCGTCCACACCGGGTTGTACACACGGGTGAAGTACACGTCGAGCTTGCCGCGGCCTTCCTCGAGGAAGTGAGGAAGCAGAAACGAGAGTTCGTGGTACGCGAGCGGCCACTCCTTCGGATACAGAAGCTCGCTCCACACCTTCTGGGGCTCGGGCTTGCTGAAGGGGGCGGGCACGTACTTGTTGTCCGAGTGGAGGTTCGTGCCGCCTTCGGTGCCCACCGCGCCCGCCAGCACCGTGAGGAGCTGAAGGCACCGCGCGACCTGCCAGCCGCCCTCGTTGCCCGCCGCGGCGTTGCGCCACACGTGCGTGGCGAAGGCCGAGCCCGCCGCGCCGATCTCGCGGGCGACGGTCCGAACGACCTCGGCGTCCACCCCGCACTCTTCGGCCGCGGCTTCGGGCGTGTAGGGTGCGTAGTGGTCTTTCAAGGCACCCAGGAAAGCGTCGAAGGAGGGCCCGGGCGCCGCCTCGGGGGAGCTCCACAAGGGCGACTCTTCGGAACCGATCTCGTCTTTTGACTCCTCAGGTCGTTCGCCGGTGAGGAAGCCGTAGGTGGCCTCCCAATTCACGTTCTGCTGCAAGAACCCGCGGTCGATCAGATTCTCCTGGAGCATCACGTTCGCGATCGCCAGCAGCAGGAAGGGCTCGGTGCCGGGCCATGGGGCCAGCCAATAGTCCGCCTTGGTGGCGGTGTTCGAAAGGCGCACGTCCACCACGGCGATCTTCGCGCCGCGGGTCTTCCCTTCCATGATCCGCTGCGCGTGCGGGTTGAAGTAGTGGCCCGTTTCCAGGTGCGCCGAGAGCATGAGGATGAACTTCGCGTTCGCATGGTCGGGCGACGGGCGGTCCGAACCCGACCAGAGCGCGTAGCCCACGCGCGCGGAGGCGGAGCAGACGTTCGTGTGGCTGTTGTGCCCGTCGATGCCCCACGACTGCAGCACGCGGTTCACGTATCCGTCCTCGCCCGGCCGGCCCACGTGGTACATGATCTCCTTCTGCCGGTTTTCGAGCAGCGCCTTGCGGATGCGCGCCGCGAACGTGTCCAACACCTCGTGCCACGTGGTCTTCTCGAACTTGCCGGAGCCCCTCGGCCCCACGCGCCTCATGGGATAGAGGATGCGGTTCGGATCCTCGATCTGGTTGATGGTGGCGGGCCCTTTCGCGCAGTTCTTCCCCCTCGAGCCGGGGTGGTACGGGTTGCCTTCGAGCTTGCGGACCTTGAGGTTCTCCTTGTCCACGAACGCCATCAGCCCGCATGCCGCCTCGCAGTTGAAGCAGATGGTGGGCACGAGCATCGACCGCCGCTCGACCTTCTTCGGCCACGCGTCGGGGTCGTAGTCGACGAACTCGTCCCACTGGGACTCGGGGGGAAAGGACTCGAGGGGCGTGGTGTCCATGGGGGCTTCGATTATCCCTGATCGAGTCCTCCCTGCGGGCCTGATAGGGGTGCAGGCCTCTACCGATCGCCCCACGAGCACTCCCCAGGTACAATGGAACCATGGCGCGGAGAGGTTGGACCATCCGGGTGGGAGATCGGTCCCAGCTTGAAGCCGAACGCCTCGAAGCGTGGCGTCGGATGGCGCCTAACGAGAGGCTTCGGGAATACGAGAAACTCCTCGCGATCTGGTGGGCAGGCAGTGAGTCGCGACTTCGAAGATCTGTTCGCATCGTTAGCCGACCACAACGTTGAGTTCCTGGTCGTGGGCTCGACCTTGCTCGCGTTTTATGGAAGGCCGAGGTACACCGAGGACATCGATCTCTGGGTCCGCAGATCGGGTGCCAACCTCGAAAACCTGGCCGATGCACTCGATGCGTTCGGGCTCGAGGTTGACCGCGAGGCGATCCGAGGTCTCGCCCAACCCAGCGATCAAATGATCGTTCTCGGTGCCGCTCCTCAGGTCGTCGATCTTCTCAACGACTTAGAGGGGCTCGATTTCGAATCCGCTTGGAGGAGCCGCCAATCCGCCACCCTCTTTGGTTCGAATGTCTTCGTTCTCAGTCGCCAAGACTTCGTCGCATCCAAAAAGGCGGCCGGCCGGCCAAAGGACCTTGCCGACCTAGCGCTCCTGCAAGAGGTCGAAGAAGCAGATTCGGATTAGAGCTTGTGCTCGCTTGAAGCCGAAGGCTCTTCAGGCGTTGGCGAAGAGATAACCCCCTACGAGAGCGGCGGCAGTTGGCCCGCCCGTACGAACGCGTGCTCGTAGAGATAGAGGCCAACAAGGGCAGGGACCCACGCCCAGAACGGGGCGAGAACCACCAGGACCACGGCGGAGGCGAGCAACCAAAGGGACGCGTCGAAGGCGGGAACGACCCCAAGCCTTACCTTGCGTAGGAAACCCACGGCTTGGCTCGCGTTGGCCGTGGGGTGCGGAGCCGTGAGCTCTCGAAACACAAATTGAAGATGACCCACGATGGCCACAACGGCGACCGTCTTGAGCACCCAACCAGGATTCGCCTCAAGCGCGAGAGCAACCACGCTCCCGCACAAGACCGCCTGCACCAACAGGTGCGGCAGGAGCTGCTTGCTCTCCCACAGATCCCTTCCCTTGCACTGAGCGAACAGGAACGCGGTGTAGCCGGCCGCCAGGAGGGCGACGGGCCAGTTCAGGAGGCGAAGCCCTTCGACCAGCCCCCCCGTCCAGTGCACCGCGCGAGAGCCTGCGGCCACCGCAACGCCGGTCGGCTGAGGAAAGGCGACTTGCGCCACAAGGGTCGCCACGATCAGGAGGGAGAACACGGTCAGCACCATTCCCCCTTTCACCAGCCATGACTTGAAGTTCGGGCGTGTCAGCATGGTGTAGAATTTGCCGGGCTTCGCCAAGTCCTCGACCAAGAGAAAGAGGGTGATCAGCGTGAACAGAAGCGCCCCTGCCTCGTACCGCCAATCCGTCGCCCCCCGTGCGGCAAACGGCGCCATCAGCACAAGACCGGCGGCAAGCCCCTTCGTCAAGAGGTAAAGCGCGACCGGCCAGCCCCACTCGACTTTGTGGTCGGTGTCGAGCGCCAGCAGCGCTTCGGCTTGCGACTGTCCGCTGCGGTCCGCCAGTTCGGGTTTGCGTGCAGGGTCTTCGCTCCACAGAAAGGCTCCCCGCCGCTCCGCGACACCCGGCTCCAAAGCCGCGGGGCTCGCGCCGATGTAGCGCACGTTCGGGCCGGTCTTCTGCTCGGGCCTGCGCGTCTTGGTCTCGTGCTGCTTGAGCATCAGCGACACGCGCGAGGTGGGATCGTGGAAGTCGCCCGGCACGATCGCCCCGACGGGGCACACGGTCACGCACGCGGGCTCCAGCCCCCTCTCCACGCGGTGCGCGCAGAAATGGCACTTCTCCACCGCGCCCTTGTCCTCGTTGAGATACAGCGCGTCGTACGGGCAAGCCTGCATGCACGCTCGGCACCCGATGCACGCGTCCCGGTCCACATCCACGATGCCGTCGGGGCGCTTTTTGAGCGCGTTGACCGGGCAGATCGTCACGCACGGCGCGTCGGTGCAGTGGTTGCAGCGCTGCACGAGAAAGTTGCGCTTCACGTCGGGGTACTTGCCCACCTCGACGTACTTCACCGAGGTGCGGAAGTTCCCCAGCGGCACGCCGTTCTCAGCCTTGCACGCCGTGGTGCACGCGTGGCACCCGATGCACGTGTCCTGGTTGATGACGAAGCCGTACTGCATGGGGGAGTGACTTCCTAAAAGGACACGTCGATCGGTTCTTCCTTGCCGGAGTCGCTGCTCTTGTACATGGCGTCAAAGATCGCGTTGAGGATCAGGCCCTCTTCTCCGGGGACCGGCGACGTGCCGCCTTGCAAGATCGCGTCGATGAAGGCATGCACCTCGGCCGTGTAGGCGGACTCCACTTTCGGCACGTTGATCGGTTTCAAGTTGAAGAGCTGCTTGTCCTGTTCGGTGAAGATCGAGACCGCGTCGTCGCCCCACCCCTTCACAATGGCGCCGGCCTTGGTTCCGAAGAGCTGCGTCGCGAACGGATCCCCGTCCAAATTGCCCATGAAGCTGCTCTCCAGCACGACCACGGCCCCGTTGTCGAACTTGATCAGGCCCACGGCGAAATCCTCCACGGTGAAGGCCGCCCGATCGTAGTCGCCCCAGTTGTTGAAAAGCTCGGGATTGGTGCCCAGCATGTTCCACGTCTTGGCGCTCGCGCTCACGGGTTTCGGATAGCCCATGAGGTGGAGCGTCATGTCGAGGATGTGCACCCCGATGTCGATCAGCGGGCCGCCACCCTGTTTCTCCTTGTCGATGAACACGCCCCACCCCGGCACGCCCCGTCGCCGCAGCGCCTGGGCGCGCGCGTAGTAGATGTCGCCCATATGGCCGGCGTCGATGTACTCCTTCATGAAGCGCATCGGACCGCTGAACCGCTGCTGAAGGGCAACCTGCAGGATCTTCCCACTGTCCCGCGCCGCCTGACACATCGCTCGGGACTCCGCGGCATTCATCGCAAGCGGCTTCTCGCACAGCACGTGCTTGCCCGCTTGGAGCGCCCGCACCGTCGGGTCCTTGTGCACGGCGTTCGGCGTCGTCACCGAAACCGCGTCGATCTCGGGGTCTGCGATCAAGTCCCGGTAGTCCTTGTAGGTCCGCGTGACGCCGAACTTCGTTTTCGCCGCCTTCTCTGCGACCGGGTCGATATCGCAAATCGCGACGATCTCGCACTTCTCGGCAAGGCCGGTGTAAGCCGGCATGTGGCACGTTTGCGCAATGCTCCCGGTCCCGATGATCCCAACACGCACTTTCCGATCCATGAACTGCTCCTTCCCCGTCCGCCGGACGAGATTACCGAGGCGTGCCGCTCGGATGCGTCTCCGCTTCCGCCAAAGCTTGCTCGTCCGGCACCTCGTCCTCCGGAGCACGCGGACCGTTTCGGACCGCCAACCACGATCCGCCGATCGCAATCACCGCCATCCCCAGCCAAAAGAGCCACGAAGGCATCTCGGGCACTTCGAACGGTAACGGCGCACCGGGATGCCCGCCATCGTACCAACGCACGAACGAGTGGCCCGAGATGAACACGAGTTTGAGCCCAGCCCACCCGACCAGCACGTACGCAACGTGGTCGAGAACGGGGTACTTCTCCAAGATCCGGATGAAATAGGACGCGGCGAACCGCAAGATCACAATCCCGAGGATCGCCCCCGCGATCACCACCCAGAGCTTGTCGGGATGCCGCACCGTATCCACTACGGCCACGGCGACGATCACGCTGTCCAGCGCGAAGGCCGTGTCCACCAGGTTCAGGTACACGACCGTGGCCCAAAAGCCCATCTTCTTGCCCTTGATCTCCTTCTCCGACGCGTGGTCGATGAAGTGCTTGACCGGGAGGTACAGAAGATAGATGGCGCCGATGAGTTGGAGCCACCAGAACGAGATGATGAAGGCGGCCAGCAGGATCGCCGCGGAGCGCAGGATGAACGCCCCCCCGAGCCCGTACATCAGCGCCTTGCGCTGCATGTCCCGCGGCAGGTGCCGCACCATGATCGCAAGCACCAGAGCGTTGTCCGCCGAGAGCAGGGCCTCGAGAAGAATGAGGAATCCAACGGTGGCGAGGTCGCCCCACTCAAACAACTGACCGAACATAAATAGTGAAATCGCAACCCGCGGGAACTGCCACGGCCTCGTGGGTATTGTGTCACATTGGGTCCGGGGTCAGACGCCCTCGACTGCCAGGAAGAAGTTCGCCATGCCGACCTACGTGTACGAGTGCCGCACCTGCGAAAAGGTGTTTGAAGTAGAGCAGAGGATCGTCGAAGACGCACTGAAGGATTGCGACTGCGGATCCAAGGGCTCCCTGCGAAGGCTGATCCAGCCGAGCGCCGTCATGTTCAAGGGCTCCGGCTTCCACATCAACGATTACTCGAGCCCCGCGCCGAGTGCCTCCGAGCCCAAGGCCGAAGCGCCGGCCTGCTCCGGCGAACCCTCCAGCTGAGGGGTTTGCGGTCCTGCGCCGGAGGCGTAGGAGCATCTTTCTCGCGGTAACCCCTGGGGTTCAGGGCGGCGCGCGAGCGCGCGCGCTCCCATGCCTCTTTGCCTATGAGGCGGCGGGTTCGGGCTCTTTCTTCTTGCGGGCGCGCTTCTTCGTGCCGCCCACACCCATCTCGACGCCGACCGCACCCTCGGTGAAGCTCGCCTTGACCTTGATGCGGCGGCTCACCTCTCCGGCCGACACGGTCGCCCAATTCGCGCGGTCGAGGGCCCACTGCCAACCGATGTCGGTGGGCGAGTAGAGGTACTCGACCCCCTCCTGAAGCACATCGCTCAGCATAGCCTTCAGGTCGTCGCGACCCTCCAGCACCTTCTCGCCCGCTGAAAGATTGGGCGTCAAGCCTACCGTGATCACCACGGGCTCTTCTTCGGGAGAGTTCTTTGTGCGCTTGGGCGCGTTGGCCTCCAACTGCTCGCTCACCGCTTCCAACTGGGCCGACATGGCTTTCGTCAGCTTCTCGTAATCGTCGGGCCACTGCATCTGCTTGCCTTCATAAAGAGCCAGCGCGTGGCGCCCGGCCAGCGTCAAGGCGCTCGCCAGCAACGCGGCGTCGGCCGGCTTCAGTTTCGGATAGGACTTGCGGACGCTGTCCAGCGCAGTTTCAAGCTTGGTGAGATGACAGGTGATCAAACGGACTCCTCGTACAGGCGTAACCGGCGGAGATTTGCCGCGGCGGGTGCGCCATAATCTGCTTAGTTTACCTGCCCGGAGGATTTCAGTGAAGGTATCAGCACTCGTAGGGACCGCGATCGGAGCCATGCTCCTCGCCGGATGCGGCGGGCCGAAGGACAACGCATCGGCATCGAATGAAACTCCCGACGGCAAGCCGGCCGCCAAGCAGCTTGTGGTCGGAATCGTCTTCGACAGCGGCGGCCGCGGCGACAAGTCGTTCAACGACAGCGCCTGGGCGGGTGTCGAACGGGCGCAGAAGGACTTCGGCATCCTCGAGCGGTCGGTCGAGAGCAAGAGCGAGAAGGATTACGAACCCAATCTCGAGGCCCTCGCCGAACAGGGCGCCGACTTGGTCGTGGGGGTCGGCATCAACATGAAGGCCGCCATGGAGAAGGTCGCTCCCAAGTTCAAAAACACGAAGTTTGCGATCGTGGACGCGTCGGTGGCAGCGGACAACGTGCGCTCCCTCCTGTTCAAGGAGGAGGAGGGCAGCTTCCTCGCGGGCTACCTCGCCGGCCTGATGACCAAGACCAAGAAGCTCGGGTTCGTAGGCGGCATGGAACTGCCCCTCATCAAGAAGTTCCAGGCGGGCTACGAAGCGGGCGCCAAAACCGCGGACAAGGGCGTGGAAGTGCTGCCCGCCAAGTACACGGGGAGTTGGGACAACGTCGACTACGCGAAGGTGGCGGCCCTTTCGCTCATCAACGCCGGCGCCGACATCGTGTACCACGCGGCAGGCCGCGCAGGCTTGGGCGTGATCAGCGCCGCCAAGGAGAAGGGCGTTTACGCGATCGGAGTGGACAGCGACCAGGACGACATCGCCGAGGGCAGCGTCCTGACCAGCATGATCAAGCGCGTCGACGAGGCGGTCTACCAGACGATCAAAGACCTCCGAGACGGGGCCTTCACGCCCGGAGACAAGATTTACGACCTCAAGGCGGGCGGCGTAGGGCTCTCCGAGATGCGGTTCACCAAAGAGGCCATCGGACCGGAGAAGCTCGCCCAGGTGCAAGCGATCTCCGACAAGATCGCATCCGGCGAACTGAAGGTGCCCTCGTCCGCGGAGGAGCTGCAGACGTATCTGTCGGGCCTCTAACGGATTCCTTTCGCGAACCGGAGCCATCGCCTCTCGAGCGAGCGACGGAGTTTGTGCCACGGGGACATGTATCCCGCAGGATGCGTGTCCTCGTACGTTTCGAGCCACTTCAGGGTGTCGAGCTGCCGCCAATAGGCGAGGTTGCTCACATACCGTCCCGCGTGGAACACGATCGGACGAATCAGGCGCAGGTCCCTTCCCCGCTTGACGAACGCACACTCTCCTCGCATCACGTCCAACCTCAACTTGCCCACCAGGCCCACCGGCGTGTTCATCAAATCCTCCTCGTCTGGAATCAGCCTGCCAAGGCCCGTTCGCACGAGGGCGACCGAAACGCACGGCTCATCCGGGACCTGGCCCCGAAACGACTCGAAACCCGTCGACCCGTACGCCTGGGCGACGGCATGGACCTCGCTCCGGATCGCTTCGAACTCGGGGCCCCGCTCGTAGTAGATCAAGCCGCCGTTGAACCGGAACAAACGATCCAACCCCAATCGCGGAAGCAATTCCGGAAGTTCGCCGTACCAGTGCCCGTCGTACACGGGACGCCCTTGCACCGCCATCGGGGCTCCGTCGCAAAGCTCCCACACACGGTCCAGACGTTCAAACGCCAGGCAGTCGGAGTCCAGAAACAGCACCTTCTGCGCCGAGGCACCCGCCAGGGCGTCCAGCTTGCGCAGGTACGGTGGCACGCCGACCGTCGGGGCAACCACCTCGTCGAACCACCGCGCCACCCCCGGCACGTCGAGATCGGTCATGAGCACCCGAGGAGTGGTGTCGCCCGCGAGGC
This window harbors:
- a CDS encoding molybdopterin-dependent oxidoreductase; the protein is MDTTPLESFPPESQWDEFVDYDPDAWPKKVERRSMLVPTICFNCEAACGLMAFVDKENLKVRKLEGNPYHPGSRGKNCAKGPATINQIEDPNRILYPMRRVGPRGSGKFEKTTWHEVLDTFAARIRKALLENRQKEIMYHVGRPGEDGYVNRVLQSWGIDGHNSHTNVCSASARVGYALWSGSDRPSPDHANAKFILMLSAHLETGHYFNPHAQRIMEGKTRGAKIAVVDVRLSNTATKADYWLAPWPGTEPFLLLAIANVMLQENLIDRGFLQQNVNWEATYGFLTGERPEESKDEIGSEESPLWSSPEAAPGPSFDAFLGALKDHYAPYTPEAAAEECGVDAEVVRTVAREIGAAGSAFATHVWRNAAAGNEGGWQVARCLQLLTVLAGAVGTEGGTNLHSDNKYVPAPFSKPEPQKVWSELLYPKEWPLAYHELSFLLPHFLEEGRGKLDVYFTRVYNPVWTNPDGLMWEKMLRDESKVGLHAALTPVWSETAQYADYVLPMGNGAERHDLMSQETHASKWIGFRQPVLRVARERMGETIAFTYQANPGEVWEEAEFWIELSWRVDPDGSLGIRKHYESPYRPGEKVTLKEYYSWIFENSVPGLPEAAASEGLSPYGYMSKYGAFEVKKDAYHDYGHGFKTPSGKLELYSPTMKEWGWEEQAMPGYVRTHVHRGDQKPGEFEFVLVPTFRIPTLIHTRSANSKWLYELSNANPVWFNPSDAARLGVKTGDLVKVKTRIGHYVNKAWVTEGLRPGVVACSHHLGRWRLFDGNATDQQAAPKVVREELSGGVVRFRRTEGIGPYASSDKDTGRIWWTDGGVHQNLTFGVQPDPVSGQHCWHQRVVVEKAGRDDRYGDVVVDTGKSMEVYREWLGKTKPAQGPLRRPLWMDRVLRPAEECFRL
- a CDS encoding nucleotidyltransferase, encoding MSRDFEDLFASLADHNVEFLVVGSTLLAFYGRPRYTEDIDLWVRRSGANLENLADALDAFGLEVDREAIRGLAQPSDQMIVLGAAPQVVDLLNDLEGLDFESAWRSRQSATLFGSNVFVLSRQDFVASKKAAGRPKDLADLALLQEVEEADSD
- the nrfD gene encoding polysulfide reductase NrfD, translated to MQYGFVINQDTCIGCHACTTACKAENGVPLGNFRTSVKYVEVGKYPDVKRNFLVQRCNHCTDAPCVTICPVNALKKRPDGIVDVDRDACIGCRACMQACPYDALYLNEDKGAVEKCHFCAHRVERGLEPACVTVCPVGAIVPGDFHDPTSRVSLMLKQHETKTRRPEQKTGPNVRYIGASPAALEPGVAERRGAFLWSEDPARKPELADRSGQSQAEALLALDTDHKVEWGWPVALYLLTKGLAAGLVLMAPFAARGATDWRYEAGALLFTLITLFLLVEDLAKPGKFYTMLTRPNFKSWLVKGGMVLTVFSLLIVATLVAQVAFPQPTGVAVAAGSRAVHWTGGLVEGLRLLNWPVALLAAGYTAFLFAQCKGRDLWESKQLLPHLLVQAVLCGSVVALALEANPGWVLKTVAVVAIVGHLQFVFRELTAPHPTANASQAVGFLRKVRLGVVPAFDASLWLLASAVVLVVLAPFWAWVPALVGLYLYEHAFVRAGQLPPLS
- a CDS encoding Gfo/Idh/MocA family oxidoreductase; protein product: MDRKVRVGIIGTGSIAQTCHMPAYTGLAEKCEIVAICDIDPVAEKAAKTKFGVTRTYKDYRDLIADPEIDAVSVTTPNAVHKDPTVRALQAGKHVLCEKPLAMNAAESRAMCQAARDSGKILQVALQQRFSGPMRFMKEYIDAGHMGDIYYARAQALRRRGVPGWGVFIDKEKQGGGPLIDIGVHILDMTLHLMGYPKPVSASAKTWNMLGTNPELFNNWGDYDRAAFTVEDFAVGLIKFDNGAVVVLESSFMGNLDGDPFATQLFGTKAGAIVKGWGDDAVSIFTEQDKQLFNLKPINVPKVESAYTAEVHAFIDAILQGGTSPVPGEEGLILNAIFDAMYKSSDSGKEEPIDVSF
- a CDS encoding BMP family ABC transporter substrate-binding protein; the protein is MKVSALVGTAIGAMLLAGCGGPKDNASASNETPDGKPAAKQLVVGIVFDSGGRGDKSFNDSAWAGVERAQKDFGILERSVESKSEKDYEPNLEALAEQGADLVVGVGINMKAAMEKVAPKFKNTKFAIVDASVAADNVRSLLFKEEEGSFLAGYLAGLMTKTKKLGFVGGMELPLIKKFQAGYEAGAKTADKGVEVLPAKYTGSWDNVDYAKVAALSLINAGADIVYHAAGRAGLGVISAAKEKGVYAIGVDSDQDDIAEGSVLTSMIKRVDEAVYQTIKDLRDGAFTPGDKIYDLKAGGVGLSEMRFTKEAIGPEKLAQVQAISDKIASGELKVPSSAEELQTYLSGL